In a single window of the Acyrthosiphon pisum isolate AL4f chromosome X, pea_aphid_22Mar2018_4r6ur, whole genome shotgun sequence genome:
- the LOC115035143 gene encoding uncharacterized protein LOC115035143 has translation MSSKKKTNTLSKVNNEHSMEQGTSIDLNNFDNDSAEILKDDLKIVFIPKTLHEHFECVVGKHVFIDKPWTKISRKKIIDNLQSQNMTSCFWKFQKEIEGITNDYVLVGYKPFSSTDEEFLLCTTYKAKHCIEETQVQNNIGGELKKKVERSMCRVPGPWDSKSSDKDIEEIKSVQTREKITYKWKLPAGRLQAEAEFEDSNSKSVKNEYVKLEPRPKEIFKSSDALTMESSVQAVRKMINTEMQTIPRIKYNKCIQSVAVEEEMFQLQPLNTSEKALDDFLNKHVPK, from the exons ATGTCATCAAAGAAGAAGACCAATACATTGTCAAAGGTTAATAACGAACATTCAATGGAACAAGGCACTTCAATTGACTTAAACAACTTTGATAATG ATTCAGCAGAAATTCTCAAGGacgatttaaaaattgtgttcaTACCTAAAACATTACACGAACATTTTGAATGTGTCGTAGGAAAACACGTTTTTATAGATAAACCGTGGACCAAGATATctcgtaaaaaaattattgataatttgcaGTCACAAAATATGACCTCATgtttttggaaatttcaaaaGGAAATtgaa ggtATTACAAACGATTATGTTTTAGTTGGATATAAACCCTTTAGTAGTACAGATGaggaatttttattatgtaccacGTATAAAGCAAAACATTGTATCGAAGAAAcacaagtacaaaataatataggaggtgaacttaaaaaaaaagttgagcggtCAATGTGTCGTGTACCAGGTCCTTGGGACTCCAAAAGCAGCGACAAAGATATCGAAGAAATAAAATCAGTACAAACACGTGAAAAG atAACATACAAATGGAAACTTCCAGCTGGGAGACTTCAAGCTGAAGCAGAATTTGAGGACTCGAATTCAAAAtctgtaaaaaatgaatatgtaaAATTAGAACCACGGCCAAAAGAAATCTTCAAAAGTAGTGATGCTTTAACAATGGAATCAAGTGTTCAA GCTGTCAGAAAAATGATCAACACAGAAATGCAGACAATTCCaagaatcaaatataataaatgtattcaatcaGTTGCCGTCGAAGAGGAAATGTTTCAGTTACAACCTTTAAATACATCAGAAAAAGCTCttgatgattttttaaacaaacatgttcctaagtaa
- the LOC100571197 gene encoding uncharacterized protein LOC100571197, which yields MRIIQLAEDEKINQQYSHDINRQLRNSLIYFSHEKTSIYKDLPLVNSDNKSLVDENIIIKEAQSELMSVDALPSIDQQYQLHLNNEFSIDENEYEVQNKEIYDTKKSANITSTTDKNEGENGIDVIDHHDSDTESFYNIWGDDEEWLHDNKLRNAVRNIHRKFNKQYDREAREEKLFRLLKSQSKYTEKKNKIDDMEKERMKLTKDMFEAGDMYQKLKYQLENKTKKRRKSSSKHKLLKNDEVPKIKRENTTVMDEQNNSVFIWSVSDNIYPKLRLESAEEVRCVEFNPRHGNTVVGGLTNGQICIWDIEGKLEMPGSNDLNMSEKEKKHHEHLWAHMNWSLDVKFETRIKSAALSAILESHLSTVTAIQWIHPMNKITPLGKFISVHEGEFSDQFFSASMDGTIKLWDLNSKPMPRIIKKNTTNTGFENPEKLNNYKSPLSIYNNRLKPSYTIIIKEPEKTIHSPITALSFEIPLMQYNYTSDQPLSIGKRQFEYVPEKSNDPNRILVVGSIMGQIGVVTWHGYDTYQQGRNSEECKNIWWGQVHDGPINYIKRNVFYPDIHLVCGGHVVSIWSLNYKGGPVWWKRFNDLTNSILWSTTHPAEFRVSFNTDGVLQFWNFMKHTHQPYYTTDIFLSDGLITTLSAPYSPIHFIGTERLIFSEGIHEVMNYKKNELISFSDSTGAIMMITTDVPVMEPNTIEEVGRVFEKEVIWRKELDGWNSKYKEEFRAMRENDVGSQDYWEIKSHVPNSVHSDNLQPTLSQEQIKRKIWDETFNWCFNRKGPQTRLGKMRDKYLQREKRHMIEAMMKKKNVDQKQLEEYFKGLEENKYNKDDITNMKFEADESYRDIVNKILATENTEEHMLDFDSKSNESVDMKKTVETIQQLLVTDIAVEKEKLSNYIKNNPYKADQEDWAQVIEFAEKNVREILNYPTLLKSPALRMTRRELAKKYINEGYKIKEWKTRKDEHAYDRYEMRNNRIDVLRTMYGKSYNPYWDKDLRPQTMRDAIRMRLTEAADDNDERLYESYFEGKSGGDNSCYADYLSLMGTRPMSSYPEDYSGVSERELSINDDDESNNATEFDGSNRNNDQEKIRDPYSQRAYNEYDEYQDLETLDEHDQEDDE from the exons ATGAGGATAATACAACTGGCCGAGGACGAAAAAATTAACCAACAATATAGCCATGACATTAATAGACAGTTGCGAAactctttaatttatttttctcacGAAAAAACTTCCATATACAAAGATCTTCCACTTGTAAATTCAG aTAACAAATCTTTGGTTGACGAGAATATAATTATCAAAGAAGCTCAGAGTGAACTAATGAGTGTTGATGCCCTGCCAAGTATAGATCAACAGTATCAATTACATTTGAATAACGAGTTTTCCATAGATGAAAATGAATATGAAgtacaaaataaagaaatttatgacactaaaaaatctgctaaTATTACGAGTACTACAGACAAGAATGAAGGTGAAAACGGGATAGACGTGATAGATCATCATGATTCTGACACAGAaagcttttataatatttggggAGATGATGAAGAATGGTTACACGATAACAAACTAAGGAATGCTGTTAGAAATATTCATAG gaaaTTTAATAAGCAATATGATCGAGAAGCAAGAGAAGAAAAATTGTTTAGACTCTTGAAGTCTCAATCCAAgtacactgaaaaaaaaaataa aatCGATGATATGGAAAAAGAGAGAATGAAATTAACCAAAGACATGTTTGAAGCTGGAGATATGtaccaaaaattaaagtatcaattagaaaataaaactaaaaagcgAAGAAAATCTTCGTCAAAGCATAAATTACTGAAAAATGATGAAGTACCAAAGATTAAACGTGAAAATACAACAGTAATGGATGAACAAAATAACTCTGTCTTCATTTGGTCAGTTAGTGATAATATTTATCCAaag TTAAGGTTGGAGAGTGCCGAAGAAGTGCGTTGTGTTGAATTTAATCCTAGACACGGTAACACTGTTGTAGGAGGGTTAACAAATGGGCAGATTTGCATATGGGACATTGAAGGAAAATTGGAGATGCCAGGTTCAAATGATTTGAACATGtcagaaaaagaaaaaaaacatcacgaacattta tgGGCGCACATGAATTGGTCGTTGGACGTTAAGTTTGAAACTAGAATTAAATCAGCAGCACTAAGTGCAATTTTGGAATCTCATTTATCAACTGTGACTGCAATCCAATGGATTCATCCAATGAATAAA atAACTCCATTGGGCAAATTTATAAGTGTTCATGAAGGAGAATTTTCAGATCAATTTTTTTCTGCTTCTATGGACGGCACTATAAAACTTTGGGATTTGAAttcgaaaccaatgccaagaatcattaaaaaaaatacaactaacACTGGTTTTGAGAACCCAGAAAAGCTGAACAACTATAAATCACCATTGAGCATTTACAACAACCGTCTAAAGCCTTCGTATACG atCATAATCAAAGAACCTGAAAAGACAATTCACAGCCCCATAACAGCGTTGTCTTTTGAGATACCTTTAATGCAGTATAATTATACATCCGATCAACCACTAAGTATTGGAAAACGACAGTTTGAATATG TGCCGGAAAAATCAAATGATCCAAATCGTATTTTGGTCGTTGGTAGTATTATGGGTCAAATCGGAGTGGTCACTTGGCATGGTTATGATACATACCAGCAGGGTCGAAATAGTGAAG AGTGCAAAAATATTTGGTGGGGACAAGTGCACGATGGACCGATCAACTACAttaaaagaaatgttttttaCCCAGATATTCATTTAGTATGTGGTGGACACGTTGTATCTATTTGGAGTTTGAACTACAAA GGTGGTCCAGTTTGGTGGAAGCGTTTCAATGATCTAACAAACAGCATTTTATGGTCTACCACTCATCCCGCAGAATTTCGAGTGTCCTTTAACACAGATGGGGTCTTACAATTTTGGAATTTCATGAAACACACTCACCAACCTTACTATACAACGGATATTTTTCTTAGTGATGGGCTAATAACaa CTTTATCAGCCCCGTATTCACCAATACATTTCATTGGTACCGAACGGTTAATATTCTCTGAAGGTATTCATGAAGTAAtgaattataagaaaaacgaattGATCAGTTTCTCGGATTCCACTGGGGCAATAATGATGATCACCACAGATGTTCCGGTAATGGAACCAAATACAATCGAGGAGGTTGGACGAGTATTTGAGAAGGAGGTGATTTGGAGAAAAGAATTGGATGGATGGAACAGTAAGTATAAAGAAGAATTTAGAGCCATGAGAGAAAACGATGTGGGCAGTCAAGATTACTGGGAAATTAAATCACATGTACCAAATTCGGTTCATAGCGATAATCTCCAACCAACGTTGTCACAGGAACAAATAAAGAGAAAGATCTGGGACGAAACtttcaa TTGGTGTTTTAATCGTAAAGGACCACAAACGCGTTTAGGTAAAATGAGAGATAAATATTTACAACGGGAAAAACGACATATGATTGAGGCcatgatgaaaaaaaagaatgttGATCAAAAACAGTTAGAAGAATATTTCAAAGGACTAGAGGAAAACAAGTATAACAAAGATGatattacaaatatgaaattCGAAGCTGATGAATCCTATAGAGACATTGTCAACAAAATATTAGCTACTGAAAATACAGAGGAACAT atGTTAGATTTCGATTCAAAAAGTAATGAGTCAGTTGACATGAAAAAAACAGTTGAAACAATTCAGCAACTGTTGGTAACTGACATTGCTGTTGAAAAAGAAAAgttaagtaattatataaaaaataatccataTAAAGCCGACCAGGAAGACTGGGCTCAAGTAATCGAATTTGCAGAAAAGAACGTTagggaaatattaaattatccaaCTCTCCTAAAAAGTCCAGCATTGCG taTGACGCGCCGGGAATTGgcgaaaaaatacattaatgaaGGTTATAAGATTAAAGAATGGAAGACTCGTAAAGATGAACATGCATATGATCGGTACGAAATGAGAAATAACAGAATCGATGTATTAAGAACTATGTATGGGAAAAGTTATAATCCATACTGGGACAAGGACTTGCGACCACAGACAATGAGAGATGCCATCCGGATGCGATTAACCGAGGCAGCGGATGATAACGATGAAAGATTATATGAAAGTTATTTCGAAGGAAAAAGtg GTGGAGACAACAGCTGTTACGctgattatttatcattaatggGAACAAGGCCCATGTCCAGTTATCCCGAAGATTATTCAGGCGTCTCCGAAAGAGAGCTATCGATAAACGATGACGATGAAAGCAATAACGCTACTGAATTTGATGGTTCCAACAGAAATAATGATCAAGAAAAAATAAGAGACCCATATAGCCAACGGGCATACAATGAATACGACGAGTATCAAGATTTAGAAACACTTGATGAGCATGATCAAGAAGATGACGAATAA